In a genomic window of Chloroflexota bacterium:
- a CDS encoding ABC transporter ATP-binding protein, producing MATANGSNNDVVLEVDDLRTYFVTRWGVVKAVDGVSFNLRRGETLGIVGESGSGKSVTSLSIMRLVPSPPGHIVGGRVLLNDEDVLQLDEKEMERIRGDRIAMVLQDPMTALNPVFDIDDQVGEALKIHRSMKGNALRDQVIDMLRKVRIPAPEVRIRDYPHQLSGGMRQRVVGAIGISCDPEVLIADEPTTSLDVTIQAQYLRLLKDLQADTGVAIMFITHDFGIVAKMCDRVAVMYAGRIVEHADVRTIFNNPKHEYTKALINSVPKLEEKTGRLAQIEGQPPLLYNLPPGDAFAERSPLPVLEKDLEIRPELVEIEPEHWVQLSHSSVEEFDKYKHLVPYGAEY from the coding sequence ATGGCTACAGCGAACGGCTCAAATAACGATGTTGTTCTCGAAGTTGACGACCTGAGAACTTATTTCGTTACACGCTGGGGCGTGGTGAAGGCGGTGGACGGCGTAAGCTTCAATCTACGACGCGGCGAGACTCTCGGCATCGTTGGCGAATCCGGTTCCGGCAAGTCCGTTACTTCGCTCTCCATTATGCGACTGGTTCCCTCGCCTCCGGGGCATATCGTCGGCGGACGAGTGCTGCTGAACGACGAAGATGTCCTTCAGCTCGACGAGAAGGAGATGGAGCGCATTCGCGGCGACCGTATCGCTATGGTGCTGCAGGACCCGATGACGGCGCTCAACCCTGTGTTCGACATCGACGACCAGGTGGGCGAGGCGCTGAAGATTCACCGCAGCATGAAGGGCAACGCCCTGCGCGATCAGGTCATCGACATGCTCCGCAAGGTGCGCATCCCCGCGCCGGAGGTGCGAATTCGCGACTATCCGCACCAGCTTTCCGGCGGCATGCGACAGCGCGTCGTTGGCGCTATCGGCATTTCCTGCGACCCCGAAGTTCTCATCGCCGACGAGCCGACGACATCGCTCGATGTAACCATTCAGGCGCAGTATCTGCGGCTGCTGAAGGACTTGCAGGCAGATACCGGCGTGGCGATTATGTTCATCACACACGACTTCGGCATCGTCGCCAAGATGTGCGACCGCGTTGCGGTGATGTACGCCGGGCGCATCGTCGAGCACGCCGATGTTCGCACGATTTTCAACAACCCGAAGCACGAGTACACCAAGGCGCTCATCAACTCGGTGCCGAAGCTCGAAGAGAAGACGGGCCGCTTGGCGCAGATCGAAGGGCAGCCGCCGCTGCTGTACAACCTGCCTCCGGGCGACGCCTTCGCAGAACGGTCGCCGCTGCCTGTGCTCGAAAAGGACCTCGAGATTCGCCCCGAGCTGGTTGAAATCGAGCCTGAACATTGGGTGCAGCTCTCCCACTCGTCGGTGGAAGAGTTCGACAAGTACAAGCACTTAGTCCCCTACGGCGCAGAATACTAG
- a CDS encoding ATP-binding cassette domain-containing protein: MTTNGTSSNGAANRYGVANAPGVDSSSDAIISVRHLRKWFPVGNSFLSRNKSLLKAVDDVSFDIERGKTMGLVGESGCGKTTTLKVMLGLEEPTSGQVFFEGEDVATLSRAGKRELRSSLQAVFQDPWASLNPRMRVGSIIGEPLEVNTTMTKQQIASRVQELLEEVGLPAYQASLFPHEFSGGQRQRIGVARALSLNPKIIALDEPVSALDVSIRAQIMNLLVDLQQEHGLAYIMVAHNLATVRYMCDRMAVMYLGVVQEMGDTESIFNNPVHLYTNALLSAALPSHPDIQREEIVLPGEVVSPVDPPEGDVFMTRTPLEVDPNHEYAKSRPPLIEIEPDHWVVETPWSTIGNAQEQGVDLTTLVE, translated from the coding sequence ATGACGACTAACGGCACTTCTTCCAACGGGGCGGCGAATCGCTACGGGGTCGCCAATGCCCCTGGCGTGGACTCAAGCTCCGACGCCATCATATCTGTGCGACACCTTCGCAAGTGGTTCCCCGTGGGCAACTCATTCCTCAGCCGCAACAAGAGCCTCTTGAAGGCGGTGGACGATGTCAGCTTCGACATCGAGCGCGGTAAGACGATGGGACTCGTAGGCGAATCAGGTTGCGGCAAGACGACTACACTAAAGGTCATGCTGGGTCTTGAGGAGCCGACTTCGGGTCAGGTGTTCTTCGAGGGCGAGGATGTGGCGACGCTCAGCCGCGCCGGAAAGCGCGAATTGCGCAGCTCGCTTCAAGCCGTGTTCCAGGACCCGTGGGCATCGCTGAACCCTCGTATGCGCGTCGGCAGCATTATCGGCGAACCGCTCGAGGTCAACACTACGATGACCAAGCAGCAGATTGCCTCCCGCGTACAGGAACTGCTGGAAGAGGTGGGCTTGCCAGCGTATCAGGCTTCGCTCTTTCCTCACGAGTTCAGCGGCGGACAGCGGCAGCGCATAGGCGTGGCGCGCGCGCTATCGCTGAACCCGAAGATCATCGCGCTTGACGAGCCGGTGTCCGCGCTGGATGTGTCCATTCGCGCGCAGATAATGAACCTGCTCGTGGACTTGCAGCAGGAGCACGGACTGGCGTATATCATGGTCGCGCACAATCTCGCGACTGTGCGTTACATGTGCGACCGCATGGCGGTGATGTATCTCGGCGTAGTGCAGGAGATGGGCGACACGGAGAGCATCTTCAACAACCCGGTGCACCTGTACACGAACGCGCTGCTTTCGGCGGCGCTACCATCACACCCGGACATTCAACGCGAAGAAATTGTGTTGCCGGGCGAAGTCGTATCGCCGGTGGACCCGCCCGAAGGCGATGTATTTATGACGCGCACGCCGCTTGAGGTCGATCCCAACCACGAGTATGCCAAGTCTCGCCCCCCACTCATTGAAATCGAGCCCGACCACTGGGTAGTCGAAACCCCATGGAGCACCATCGGCAACGCGCAGGAACAGGGCGTTGATCTGACCACCTTGGTGGAATAG
- a CDS encoding ABC transporter permease yields MAQAELSADITRELATPTSGIAGFWNKINRLPLVSIIVLTLLVLTAVFANFLAPHAPTHADPDDTTLAPFWYAPELITVQDLPLIVAIDGETAVSGVTESAAQYGVDLTDVDIGDSRDIRGAFNDQAGVRATVMELATITEVKNVDAPDEPQYWVPVGLNIIDAAEAYDVEISLEQLADPLYGGTVVASAFAGQAGLDVKVQDAAVPRPILQNVEDAAVRFGVTIPPEDLENEEAIVAAFLDQANLRAKVRIPTTDHILGGDNIGRDLLSRIIHGARVSIVVVAIALSSGLLVGVSMGLVAGWFGGLIDEIIMRITDVWLGMPFILVAIVVVIAIGQTFIILIGLLALLSWTPFVRNVRGEVLSLKTRDYVSLAQVAGASTFRIMIWHLLPGVINTVIVIATLRVGQLILTEAILSYLGAGIPPPTPAWGAMVNDGRNYIQDAWWISFFPGVCIFLVVMSLNFLGDWMRDRFDPRLRQL; encoded by the coding sequence ATGGCACAAGCAGAACTTTCGGCGGACATAACCCGAGAACTCGCCACTCCTACTTCTGGGATAGCGGGATTTTGGAACAAGATTAATCGCTTGCCGCTGGTGTCCATCATAGTGCTGACATTGCTGGTGCTCACGGCGGTTTTCGCCAATTTCCTAGCGCCGCACGCCCCTACACACGCCGATCCTGACGACACAACACTCGCTCCGTTCTGGTACGCCCCCGAGCTGATTACAGTTCAAGATTTGCCGCTCATCGTGGCGATAGACGGCGAAACCGCTGTTTCCGGCGTTACTGAATCGGCGGCGCAGTACGGTGTTGACCTAACAGATGTTGACATCGGCGACTCTCGTGACATTCGAGGCGCGTTCAATGACCAAGCCGGCGTCCGCGCCACCGTCATGGAACTGGCAACCATCACCGAAGTGAAGAATGTGGACGCCCCAGACGAGCCGCAATACTGGGTTCCCGTCGGCCTCAACATCATTGACGCCGCCGAAGCTTATGATGTGGAAATATCGCTTGAGCAGCTCGCCGACCCACTTTATGGCGGCACGGTCGTCGCAAGCGCTTTCGCCGGTCAAGCAGGCTTGGATGTTAAGGTTCAGGACGCCGCAGTGCCGCGTCCCATCCTACAAAATGTGGAAGATGCCGCAGTTCGCTTCGGTGTAACCATCCCGCCCGAAGACCTTGAAAACGAAGAGGCAATCGTAGCAGCATTCCTCGACCAAGCCAACCTGCGCGCCAAGGTGCGCATCCCGACCACCGACCACATCCTAGGCGGTGACAACATCGGGCGCGACCTGCTTAGCCGCATCATCCACGGCGCGCGCGTGTCCATCGTAGTGGTGGCAATCGCGCTCAGCAGCGGCTTGCTAGTGGGCGTGTCCATGGGGCTTGTCGCCGGCTGGTTCGGCGGACTAATTGACGAGATCATTATGCGCATAACCGATGTCTGGCTCGGTATGCCGTTCATTCTCGTCGCCATCGTGGTCGTCATCGCCATCGGGCAGACTTTTATCATCCTGATTGGTTTGTTGGCGTTATTATCGTGGACGCCATTCGTGCGTAATGTGCGCGGCGAAGTGCTGTCGCTCAAGACGCGCGACTATGTGAGCCTCGCGCAGGTGGCGGGCGCGTCCACATTCCGCATTATGATCTGGCACTTGCTGCCCGGTGTAATCAATACGGTTATAGTCATCGCAACCCTTCGTGTCGGTCAGCTCATCCTCACAGAGGCTATCTTGAGCTACCTCGGCGCTGGCATACCGCCGCCCACACCGGCTTGGGGAGCGATGGTCAACGACGGACGCAACTACATTCAGGATGCCTGGTGGATTTCGTTCTTCCCCGGCGTGTGCATATTCCTAGTCGTGATGTCGCTGAACTTCCTCGGCGACTGGATGCGAGACCGCTTCGACCCGCGTCTGCGCCAGCTCTAG
- a CDS encoding ABC transporter permease produces MLQFLARRIVFAFLALVGATLLTFSLSRAAGDPRYLYAQEGGYGITQERWDALGVELGLDKPLIWQYGVWLGNMLKGNWQDSLIDRKSVFNKVVTSLPVTLRLAFTSFLFASVVGIPLGVLSAVKRGTTFDILGRGFALFGQALPVFWVGIMGILVFSVQLDWLPSATLGERDQGIFQWEYYVLPTVTLGWIAAASYLRLVRSAMLEIFDSEFIKLARAKGVSNNSVIWKHGFRNALIAPLTFSSLLLTGFITGAVVTESIFAIPGLGRLAFGSIQDNDFPVMVSVVMVFTTMYVVMNFITDMLYALIDPRIRYS; encoded by the coding sequence ATGCTGCAATTCCTAGCAAGACGGATTGTATTCGCCTTTCTGGCACTAGTTGGCGCGACTTTGTTGACTTTCAGCTTGTCCAGAGCAGCGGGAGACCCCCGCTATCTTTACGCGCAGGAAGGCGGCTATGGCATTACCCAAGAACGCTGGGACGCGCTCGGCGTGGAGCTTGGCCTCGACAAGCCGCTCATCTGGCAGTATGGCGTATGGCTAGGCAACATGCTCAAGGGCAACTGGCAGGACAGCCTCATCGACCGCAAGAGCGTGTTCAACAAGGTGGTAACCAGCCTGCCCGTAACGCTCCGACTCGCGTTCACATCGTTCCTGTTCGCCTCCGTAGTGGGGATACCTCTGGGAGTACTGTCCGCTGTCAAGCGGGGCACGACATTCGACATCCTAGGTAGAGGGTTCGCCCTATTCGGCCAAGCGCTGCCCGTGTTCTGGGTGGGCATTATGGGCATACTCGTATTCTCCGTGCAGTTGGACTGGCTGCCCAGCGCCACATTAGGCGAGCGCGATCAGGGTATCTTCCAGTGGGAGTACTATGTGCTGCCAACCGTAACTCTGGGTTGGATAGCAGCTGCCAGCTACCTTCGACTCGTGCGCTCCGCAATGCTGGAGATATTCGACTCGGAGTTCATCAAGTTGGCGCGCGCCAAGGGCGTATCCAACAACTCCGTTATATGGAAGCACGGCTTCCGAAATGCGCTGATTGCTCCGCTCACCTTCTCATCCTTGCTGCTTACCGGATTCATCACCGGCGCAGTGGTAACCGAATCAATCTTCGCGATTCCCGGTCTGGGCAGATTGGCGTTCGGCTCCATTCAGGACAACGACTTCCCTGTAATGGTGTCCGTGGTTATGGTGTTCACAACGATGTATGTGGTGATGAACTTCATCACCGACATGCTGTACGCACTCATCGACCCGCGCATTCGCTATTCCTAG
- a CDS encoding ABC transporter substrate-binding protein: protein MKPKWLGKKLLFGAVAATALIGAIACGGSAPAPAAAPAAPQAPAAPAAPAAPQAAAPAAPAMQATTAPAPQAPAPAAAPTAAPSGGMMEEHDHDEPHGKLTIATSFVGAPNGLPRFCSASAGGCAEIIYMSGQTETLFNSILDDTGTPVIEPMLATEFTLDPGLEHGDFTLREGVMFHHGIGEMTSEDVAFSFNDANSVTNPESVHGQAGDFAPLIQNMEPIDTYTVRLNYRNYDSRGMLHRFSQFWQTAGIVSKKVFDEKGVEGMQDDYTGVGPFVVDEWTQQKGIFLSAFDGYYGTAEDKGPYVETVEWIDIPDGASRRAALEGDTAQIARVNLADLPGLLSDGFEAQRGTAHNAMFNISMSGNYWESHSALGGDALERDLSDAGTAAYPYIGNPFENGDFDENTPSMQSSRLVRNGLAWSIPREDLLENVIAGLGVVNHQPYLSVNNPNYNDDWSWGTDYDMGKSLITEAGYPDGFEMDLWIGTSELNSDVGEAVGAAWDQNLGVKVNFVKTEYGTFRPGLVARTNRTPFTGCGDENHSNFPFDWAHGFVMSSISAGGYGVGMEIPWAAQTYLQMAGEPDKAAREELANEFYTNNRREALCVGVFEFPIWPAYDPSDIETWDQRPTALGNMGGINNIRSVKLAH, encoded by the coding sequence ATGAAACCTAAGTGGTTAGGAAAGAAGCTACTATTCGGGGCGGTAGCGGCTACCGCGCTGATAGGCGCTATTGCTTGTGGCGGTTCCGCGCCTGCACCGGCAGCGGCACCCGCTGCACCCCAGGCACCGGCGGCGCCCGCTGCACCGGCAGCGCCTCAGGCAGCTGCACCTGCAGCGCCCGCAATGCAGGCTACCACGGCCCCGGCGCCACAGGCACCCGCACCCGCAGCTGCGCCAACAGCCGCACCAAGCGGCGGGATGATGGAAGAGCATGACCACGACGAGCCGCATGGCAAGCTGACCATAGCGACCTCGTTCGTTGGTGCGCCCAACGGCCTCCCCCGCTTCTGCTCCGCCTCTGCCGGCGGTTGCGCGGAAATCATCTACATGTCCGGTCAGACGGAGACGCTCTTCAACTCCATCCTAGACGACACGGGAACACCGGTGATCGAGCCTATGCTCGCAACTGAGTTCACGCTGGACCCGGGCCTTGAGCACGGCGACTTCACATTGCGCGAAGGCGTGATGTTCCATCACGGCATTGGCGAGATGACATCCGAAGATGTGGCGTTCTCCTTCAACGACGCGAACTCGGTAACCAACCCAGAGAGCGTTCACGGGCAGGCTGGCGACTTCGCACCGCTAATCCAGAACATGGAGCCCATCGACACTTACACAGTTCGCTTGAACTACCGCAACTATGACAGCCGCGGCATGCTGCACCGCTTCAGCCAGTTCTGGCAGACGGCAGGCATAGTCAGCAAAAAGGTCTTCGATGAAAAGGGCGTTGAAGGCATGCAGGACGACTACACAGGCGTAGGTCCCTTCGTAGTGGACGAGTGGACACAGCAGAAGGGCATCTTCCTGTCCGCGTTCGACGGCTACTACGGGACTGCCGAAGACAAAGGCCCCTATGTAGAGACGGTTGAGTGGATTGACATCCCGGACGGCGCGTCTAGGCGCGCAGCCCTAGAGGGCGACACCGCGCAGATTGCGCGCGTCAACCTTGCCGACCTGCCCGGTCTGCTGTCTGATGGCTTCGAGGCGCAGCGCGGCACCGCTCACAACGCTATGTTCAACATATCGATGTCGGGCAACTACTGGGAGAGCCACAGCGCGCTTGGCGGCGATGCGCTTGAGCGCGACTTGTCCGACGCAGGAACCGCAGCGTACCCGTACATTGGTAACCCGTTTGAGAACGGCGACTTCGACGAAAACACCCCTTCCATGCAGTCCTCCCGCCTAGTCCGCAACGGCTTGGCGTGGAGCATCCCGCGTGAAGACCTGCTGGAGAATGTTATCGCCGGATTGGGCGTGGTCAACCATCAGCCCTACCTGTCCGTCAATAACCCCAACTACAACGACGACTGGAGCTGGGGCACGGACTACGACATGGGCAAGAGTCTCATCACAGAAGCTGGCTATCCAGACGGTTTCGAGATGGACCTGTGGATCGGTACATCCGAGCTCAACTCTGACGTTGGTGAAGCGGTTGGTGCCGCTTGGGACCAGAACCTCGGCGTAAAGGTCAATTTCGTTAAGACCGAGTACGGCACATTCCGCCCGGGTCTGGTTGCCCGCACTAACAGGACTCCGTTCACAGGCTGCGGCGACGAGAACCACTCCAACTTCCCGTTTGACTGGGCGCATGGCTTCGTTATGAGCTCCATCAGCGCGGGCGGTTACGGCGTGGGGATGGAAATCCCCTGGGCAGCGCAGACCTACCTGCAGATGGCAGGCGAACCTGACAAGGCTGCCCGTGAAGAGCTTGCGAATGAGTTCTACACGAACAACCGCCGCGAGGCGCTGTGCGTGGGTGTCTTCGAGTTCCCGATTTGGCCTGCATACGACCCATCCGATATTGAGACTTGGGACCAGCGTCCCACCGCTCTTGGCAACATGGGCGGCATCAACAACATCCGGAGTGTCAAACTGGCGCATTAA
- a CDS encoding dihydrodipicolinate synthase family protein: protein MFRRISMADFEGILPAIITPMGEDGRLDEAAFREVMEYNIQAGVHGFWIAGGTGESVLLDDEENMKIAEISADQNRGRVNNIMHVGAATTERAAALAEHAAKMGNEAICCVPPFFYRQSDDAIVEHYRVVAAAADLPLFVYNLPQSTGVEITPELMQKIQDRVPQLKGLKHSAITFVNVRAFAKMGLDCLIGNSMLMLPAMTIGATGCVDGPPNYAPELWVDIWNAYQDGDWERAEAAQDRASDATLLAREYGLHPTAKFILSERLGIDCGSPRPPGLPLTAPQQADVLARMSQIGIGKLAVAQGDD, encoded by the coding sequence ATGTTCAGGAGGATTTCGATGGCAGACTTCGAGGGCATATTGCCCGCAATTATCACGCCCATGGGTGAGGACGGCAGGCTTGACGAGGCGGCGTTCCGCGAGGTGATGGAGTACAACATTCAGGCGGGCGTTCACGGCTTCTGGATTGCCGGCGGCACGGGTGAGAGCGTGCTGCTGGACGACGAAGAAAATATGAAGATAGCCGAGATCTCGGCTGACCAGAACCGCGGGCGTGTGAACAACATCATGCATGTGGGAGCGGCGACTACCGAACGCGCGGCGGCGCTCGCCGAGCACGCGGCGAAGATGGGCAACGAGGCGATATGCTGCGTGCCTCCGTTCTTCTACCGCCAGAGCGACGACGCGATTGTCGAGCATTATAGGGTAGTCGCGGCGGCAGCGGACTTGCCGTTGTTCGTGTATAACCTGCCGCAGTCCACCGGCGTAGAAATCACGCCCGAGCTAATGCAGAAAATCCAAGACCGCGTGCCGCAGCTCAAGGGGTTGAAGCACTCGGCTATCACCTTCGTCAATGTGCGAGCGTTCGCCAAAATGGGCTTGGACTGCCTCATCGGCAACAGCATGCTGATGCTGCCCGCGATGACCATCGGCGCGACCGGCTGCGTTGACGGTCCGCCGAACTACGCGCCGGAGCTGTGGGTGGACATCTGGAACGCCTATCAGGATGGCGACTGGGAGCGCGCAGAAGCGGCGCAAGACAGGGCGAGCGACGCGACGCTGCTGGCGCGCGAATACGGCTTGCACCCGACCGCGAAGTTCATCCTCAGCGAGCGTCTGGGCATTGACTGCGGCAGCCCGCGCCCGCCGGGACTGCCCCTAACAGCCCCTCAGCAAGCCGATGTGCTGGCGCGCATGTCTCAGATTGGCATCGGCAAACTAGCCGTGGCGCAGGGCGACGACTAG
- a CDS encoding haloacid dehalogenase type II, with the protein MSIKPIDGVNTLTFDLFGTVLDLAGSLTPRIEEFLAQRESPVDAAGFWAQWRLRQRVEQYQDTILMLGHSGYLTACKYAFMYTLRANNIAFTREEADDFMQVWQRLKPFEDAVNGLSRLKGHYRLVGLSNGEPWYLDHLAKNRIKFDFDAVISVEEAGAFKPHPGVYRKAAQILDAEVGELMMVASHSFDIMGARACGYRAAYVNRYGLPMEETPHQPDIVTVDFGQLADYLIDGVAPTLPDTLPYKEE; encoded by the coding sequence ATGAGCATCAAACCCATTGACGGCGTGAACACGCTGACCTTCGACCTGTTCGGCACGGTGCTTGACCTTGCCGGCAGCTTGACGCCGCGCATCGAGGAGTTTTTGGCGCAGCGAGAATCGCCGGTTGACGCCGCCGGCTTTTGGGCGCAATGGCGGCTGCGTCAGCGCGTCGAGCAGTATCAGGATACGATTCTGATGCTCGGACACAGCGGCTACCTGACCGCCTGCAAGTACGCCTTCATGTACACACTGCGCGCCAACAACATCGCGTTCACGCGCGAGGAAGCCGACGATTTTATGCAGGTCTGGCAGCGGCTCAAGCCCTTCGAGGACGCGGTGAACGGCTTGAGCCGTCTGAAGGGGCATTATCGGCTCGTCGGACTGTCCAACGGCGAGCCGTGGTATCTCGACCATTTGGCGAAGAACCGCATCAAGTTCGACTTCGATGCCGTAATATCGGTCGAAGAGGCAGGCGCGTTCAAGCCGCATCCGGGCGTGTATCGTAAAGCCGCACAGATACTTGACGCCGAGGTTGGCGAGCTGATGATGGTCGCCTCGCACTCGTTCGACATTATGGGCGCGCGCGCGTGCGGCTACCGCGCCGCCTATGTGAACCGCTACGGGCTGCCGATGGAAGAGACGCCGCATCAGCCGGACATCGTGACCGTTGACTTCGGGCAGCTCGCCGACTACCTCATCGACGGCGTCGCGCCCACGCTGCCCGACACACTGCCGTACAAGGAGGAATAA
- the thiO gene encoding glycine oxidase ThiO, translated as MTTTTTDAIIVGGGVIGCAIGYYLAKAGVATTILERGEIGMEATNAATGVLSHSYGNPDDPYTRLVNTGLSMFHELAPELAEASGVDIELAQCGELQLALNEEQAHYEQAVAAELGWFVNGAQWLDAQKVREMEPLVSEDIAGALFMPEVCRVNNQRLSTAYARSAQRLGASVREHTEVIGLVRSRLRISGVRLHSGELSADHVIIAAGPWTASIAEVLGSDVPVRPVRGVNLNLKPVSGNINAVVHGGWGLLAPRNDGTVVVGATVEEAGFDNRVTAGAVQSIMNMCELIIPSLRDASLNWALSGLRPGSPDDAPMLGAVPGWQGLHIATGHFRSGILLSAITGKLMAEHITGEEPELIDHFSPTRFSRMV; from the coding sequence ATGACGACCACGACTACCGACGCAATCATAGTCGGCGGCGGCGTCATCGGCTGCGCCATAGGGTATTACCTCGCCAAGGCAGGTGTCGCCACGACCATCCTAGAGCGAGGCGAAATTGGCATGGAAGCGACGAATGCCGCGACAGGCGTGCTGTCACATTCCTACGGCAACCCTGACGACCCGTACACGCGCCTGGTGAACACGGGCTTGAGCATGTTCCACGAACTCGCGCCGGAACTCGCGGAGGCGTCCGGCGTGGACATCGAACTCGCGCAGTGTGGCGAACTCCAACTCGCGCTTAACGAAGAGCAGGCGCATTACGAGCAGGCAGTAGCGGCAGAGCTAGGCTGGTTCGTCAACGGAGCGCAGTGGTTGGATGCGCAGAAGGTGCGCGAGATGGAGCCGCTGGTCAGTGAAGACATTGCCGGCGCGCTATTCATGCCAGAGGTGTGCCGCGTGAACAACCAGCGGCTGAGTACGGCATACGCCCGTTCCGCTCAGCGGCTTGGCGCGTCCGTGCGCGAACACACGGAGGTCATCGGCTTGGTGCGCAGCCGTCTGCGGATCAGCGGCGTCCGCCTCCACAGCGGAGAACTGTCCGCAGACCATGTGATTATCGCGGCTGGCCCGTGGACAGCATCCATCGCGGAAGTGCTGGGCAGCGATGTGCCTGTGCGTCCCGTGCGCGGTGTCAACCTGAACCTGAAGCCGGTCAGTGGGAACATCAACGCGGTCGTTCACGGCGGTTGGGGCTTGCTCGCGCCGCGAAACGACGGCACGGTGGTGGTTGGCGCGACCGTGGAAGAAGCGGGTTTCGACAATCGCGTTACTGCCGGTGCGGTTCAGAGCATAATGAACATGTGCGAGCTGATAATACCTTCGCTGCGAGACGCCAGCCTGAACTGGGCGCTGTCCGGACTGCGTCCCGGCTCGCCCGACGACGCTCCGATGCTTGGCGCGGTGCCGGGCTGGCAGGGGCTGCACATCGCCACCGGGCACTTCCGCAGCGGCATCCTGCTAAGCGCCATAACGGGTAAGCTGATGGCAGAGCATATCACCGGCGAAGAGCCGGAGCTTATCGATCATTTCAGCCCGACGCGGTTCAGTCGGATGGTGTGA
- a CDS encoding LLM class flavin-dependent oxidoreductase produces the protein MSIKIGVGFGGWPFPSDDPEHLWRYVDTCEALDIDSVWLSDRIVSPLMNMEAIVALSFAAARTKNLKFGTSVIALPLRNPTILAKEIATLDFLSGGRSLPAVGLGTEDATEYEACGTTRSRRVSRTEEAIQVMRLLWQEDNVTFHGKHFTLNNVTIQPKPVFPPDGMPPIWIGGRSEPALRRTARIGDGWLVSQATPDEVKVGVDKISTWADEYGNDIEEDHYGVLTSFYIADDAYEAERIATPYMLRRREDVHWREFSSFGKPEVIRELIDEYIDAGAEKFVMRPACPPEMMQEQLEILGNEIVPHYHTAIEGAEVKVYA, from the coding sequence ATGTCCATTAAGATTGGCGTCGGATTTGGCGGGTGGCCGTTTCCGAGCGACGACCCTGAACATCTTTGGCGATATGTGGATACCTGTGAAGCGCTGGACATCGACTCCGTCTGGCTTAGCGACCGCATCGTCTCGCCGCTTATGAATATGGAAGCGATAGTCGCGCTTTCTTTTGCCGCCGCGCGCACGAAGAATCTAAAGTTCGGCACGAGCGTCATCGCGCTACCTCTGCGTAATCCGACCATACTCGCGAAAGAAATCGCCACGCTCGACTTCCTTTCGGGCGGTCGCAGCCTGCCTGCCGTCGGGTTGGGCACGGAAGACGCTACCGAGTATGAAGCGTGCGGCACGACTCGCAGCCGCCGCGTCAGCCGCACCGAAGAGGCGATCCAGGTGATGCGCCTGCTTTGGCAGGAAGACAATGTTACATTCCACGGCAAGCACTTTACGCTCAACAATGTAACCATTCAGCCCAAGCCCGTCTTCCCGCCCGACGGCATGCCGCCGATATGGATTGGCGGTCGCAGCGAACCCGCGCTCCGGCGCACCGCACGCATCGGCGACGGATGGCTCGTCTCGCAGGCGACGCCTGATGAGGTCAAAGTCGGCGTGGATAAGATCTCCACTTGGGCGGACGAATACGGCAACGACATCGAAGAAGACCACTACGGCGTCCTGACAAGCTTCTACATCGCGGACGACGCTTATGAAGCGGAGCGCATCGCCACGCCTTACATGCTGCGCCGCCGCGAGGATGTGCACTGGCGCGAGTTCTCGTCATTCGGCAAGCCTGAGGTCATACGCGAGCTTATAGACGAGTACATCGATGCGGGTGCGGAGAAGTTCGTCATGCGGCCGGCGTGCCCGCCCGAAATGATGCAAGAGCAGCTCGAAATCCTGGGCAACGAAATCGTTCCGCACTATCACACCGCCATCGAAGGCGCGGAGGTCAAGGTCTATGCCTGA